The Euphorbia lathyris chromosome 2, ddEupLath1.1, whole genome shotgun sequence genome includes a window with the following:
- the LOC136217074 gene encoding exopolygalacturonase-like, with amino-acid sequence MKSSLILSLLFTVLVLLSNVKVQGALLDITKFGAKPNADSTQALMSAWKDACAAPGATGVLVPKGVFKANTVNFVGPCKGEMTFNLQGTLQAPDKIETPGWLSFKHVDKLTITGSGTLDGQGEEMWKTQPLCFKKVTACKSKAINLRLDFINTGVLEGITSLNSKNFHINIMSCNDFIVRKIKIIAPAESPNTDGIHVARSKGVTIIDTDIGTGDDCVSVGDGTADLKVTNVKCGPGHGISIGSLGLYPKEEPVTGITVSGCTLTNTDNGVRIKSWPDKYGCDVSGIHFSDITMTNVANPVIVDMMYCPYSKCNTKGPSKVKITDISFKGIKGTTSTPEAIKLNCMPGSCNKIELANIDLKQVGGKGVAVANCSNIKPTITGTLNPKGC; translated from the exons ATGAAATCCTCTTTAATATTATCACTTCTTTTTACAGTTCTGGTTTTGTTATCTAATGTTAAAGTACAGGGTGCACTATTAGATATAACAAAATTTGGAGCAAAACCTAATGCAGACAGTACTCAG GCTCTGATGAGTGCTTGGAAAGACGCATGTGCAGCACCAGGTGCGACTGGGGTGCTAGTTCCGAAAGGAGTATTTAAAGCAAATACAGTCAATTTTGTAGGTCCTTGCAAAGGAGAGATGACTTTTAACCTTCAAGGAACATTACAGGCACCAGATAAAATTGAAACCCCTGGTTGGCTTAGTTTTAAACATGTTGATAAACTCACTATAACTGGTAGTGGAACTCTAGACGGTCAAGGCGAAGAAATGTGGAAGACCCAACCTTTGTGTTTTAAGAAAGTAACGGCATGCAAGTCTAAAGCAATT AATCTAAGGCTTGATTTCATAAATACTGGTGTACTCGAAGGTATAACATCCCTCAACAGCAAGAATTTCCATATCAATATCATGTCTTGTAATGATTTCATAGTCCGAAAGATTAAAATAATTGCACCTGCTGAAAGCCCTAATACAGACGGAATTCATGTTGCAAGATCAAAAGGAGTTACCATTATTGACACTGACATTGGTACTGGTGATGATTGTGTCTCTGTTGGTGATGGAACAGCAGACTTAAAAGTAACAAATGTGAAATGTGGACCTGGACACGGAATTAGTATAGGAAGTTTAGGACTTTATCCAAAAGAGGAACCTGTAACTGGAATCACTGTTTCAGGATGTACCCTTACAAACACTGATAATGGTGTGAGAATTAAATCATGGCCAGACAAATACGGTTGTGATGTATCTGGTATACACTTTTCAGATATTACCATGACAAATGTTGCAAATCCTGTCATTGTAGATATGATGTATTGTCCATACAGTAAATGCAATACCAAG ggTCCATCAAAGGTCAAGATTACTGATATTTCCTTTAAAGGCATAAAAGGTACAACATCCACTCCCGAAGCCATTAAACTCAATTGTATGCCTGGAAGTTGCAATAAAATAGAGCTTGCTAATATTGATCTCAAACAAGTCGGTGGTAAAGGTGTTGCAGTAGCTAATTGTAGTAATATTAAGCCAACTATTACGGGAACCTTGAATCCTAAGGGATGTTAA
- the LOC136217075 gene encoding exopolygalacturonase-like codes for MKSSLILSLLFTVLILLSNVKVQGALLDITKFGAKPNADSTQALMSAWKDACAAPGATGVLVPKGVFKANTVNFVGPCKGEMTFNLQGTLQAPDKIETPGWLSFKHVDKLTITGSGTLDGQGEEMWKTQPLCFKKVTACKSKAINLRLDFINTGVLEGITSLNSKNFHINIMSCNDFIVRKIKIIAPAESPNTDGIHVARSKGVTIIDTDIGTGDDCVSVGDGTADLKVTNVKCGPGHGISIGSLGLYPKEEPVTGITVSGCTLTNTDNGVRIKSWPDKYGCDVSGIHFSDITMTNVANPVIVDMMYCPYSKCNTKGPSKVKITDISFKGIKGTTSTPEAIKLNCMPGSCNKIELANIDLKQVGGKGVAVANCSNIKPTITGTLNPKGC; via the exons ATGAAATCCTCTTTAATATTATCACTTCTATTTACAGTTCTGATTCTATTATCTAATGTTAAAGTACAAGGTGCACTACTGGATATAACAAAATTTGGAGCAAAACCTAATGCAGACAGTACTCAG GCTCTGATGAGTGCTTGGAAAGACGCATGTGCAGCACCAGGTGCGACTGGGGTGCTAGTTCCGAAAGGAGTATTTAAAGCAAATACAGTCAATTTTGTAGGTCCTTGCAAAGGAGAGATGACTTTTAACCTTCAAGGAACATTACAGGCACCGGATAAAATTGAAACCCCTGGTTGGCTTAGTTTTAAACATGTTGATAAACTCACTATAACTGGTAGTGGAACTCTAGACGGTCAAGGCGAAGAAATGTGGAAGACCCAACCTTTGTGTTTTAAGAAAGTTACGGCATGCAAGTCTAAAGCAATT AATCTAAGGCTTGATTTCATAAATACTGGTGTACTCGAAGGTATAACATCCCTCAACAGCAAGAATTTCCATATCAATATCATGTCTTGCAATGATTTCATAGTCCGAAAGATTAAAATAATTGCACCTGCTGAAAGCCCTAATACAGACGGAATTCATGTTGCAAGATCAAAAGGAGTTACCATTATTGACACTGACATTGGTACTGGTGATGATTGTGTCTCTGTTGGTGATGGAACAGCAGACTTAAAAGTAACAAATGTGAAATGTGGACCTGGACACGGAATTAGTATAGGAAGTTTAGGACTTTATCCAAAAGAGGAACCTGTAACTGGAATCACTGTTTCAGGATGTACCCTTACAAACACTGATAATGGTGTGAGAATTAAATCATGGCCAGACAAATACGGTTGTGATGTATCTGGTATACACTTTTCAGATATTACCATGACAAATGTTGCAAATCCTGTCATTGTAGATATGATGTATTGTCCATACAGTAAATGCAATACCAAG ggTCCATCAAAGGTCAAGATTACTGATATTTCCTTTAAAGGCATAAAAGGTACAACATCCACTCCCGAAGCCATTAAACTCAATTGTATGCCTGGAAGTTGCAATAAAATAGAACTTGCTAATATTGATCTCAAACAAGTCGGTGGTAAAGGTGTTGCAGTAGCTAATTGTAGTAATATTAAGCCAACTATTACGGGAACCTTGAATCCTAAGGGATGTTAA